The following proteins come from a genomic window of Microbispora sp. ZYX-F-249:
- a CDS encoding FadR/GntR family transcriptional regulator: protein MSLTEQAIERIRQLIKDGTLPPGARLPPEQELAAELGLSRNLLREAVRSLVTTRVLEVRRGDGTYVTSLSPELLLEGVGLAVEMMRGDDLLEITEVRRLFEPVATALAAARITARQLAEVERHLNAMIGAQDDIEALNHHDDAFHRAVFEATGNKSLSALLGGIASQTLRARVWRGLVEENAAGRTIAEHAAIYRALAAGDAPLAQAAALMHVSTTETWLRENLGRSRSGADPHPTP, encoded by the coding sequence ATGTCGTTGACGGAGCAGGCGATCGAACGCATCAGGCAGCTCATCAAGGACGGGACGCTGCCCCCGGGCGCCCGGCTGCCTCCCGAGCAGGAGCTCGCCGCCGAGCTCGGCCTGTCCCGCAACCTGCTCAGAGAAGCGGTCCGCTCCCTCGTCACCACCCGCGTGCTGGAGGTACGCAGAGGCGACGGCACCTACGTCACGAGCCTCTCGCCGGAGCTGCTGCTCGAAGGCGTCGGCCTGGCCGTCGAGATGATGCGGGGCGACGACCTGCTCGAGATCACCGAGGTGCGGCGGCTGTTCGAGCCGGTGGCCACCGCGCTGGCCGCCGCCCGCATCACCGCCCGCCAGCTCGCGGAGGTCGAACGGCATCTCAACGCGATGATCGGGGCGCAGGACGACATCGAAGCGCTCAACCACCACGACGACGCCTTCCACCGCGCCGTGTTCGAGGCGACGGGAAACAAGTCGCTGTCGGCGTTACTCGGCGGCATCGCCAGCCAGACACTGCGGGCGCGTGTGTGGCGCGGGCTCGTGGAGGAGAACGCGGCCGGCCGTACGATCGCCGAGCACGCCGCCATCTACCGCGCGCTCGCGGCCGGCGACGCCCCCCTCGCCCAGGCCGCGGCGCTCATGCACGTCAGCACCACGGAAACCTGGCTGCGGGAAAACCTCGGCCGGTCACGGTCCGGCGCCGACCCGCACCCGACGCCGTGA
- a CDS encoding cellulose binding domain-containing protein → MTQGRNEPVSSERKVLSRRSVLATMGALPVITAATSILGATEAAAATATINPSAQRQTIRGFGGMAHAAWIGDLTAAQRETAFGTGEGKLGFSILRIPVGESQADFGRDLATAQRAAELGVTVFASPWNPPASMIETFNRNGQTNAKRLRYDQYAAYAQHLNSFSTYMKNNGVNLYAISVQNEPDYAHDWTWWTSTEMVRFLRENAGSINTRVIAPESFQYVKSMSDPILNDSTALANVDIIGAHLYGTSYSNFPYPLFKQKGAGKDLWMTEVYYPNSSDSADTWPQALDVGEHMHRAMVDAEFQAYVWWYIRRSYGPMREDGQLSKRGAIMAQFARFVRPGYVRIDATANPATNVYVSAYRSGNTVVIVALNKGTSAVSQQFTVANAGSAGVSSWVTDGSRNVAPQAATTMSNGSLTVTLPARSMTTFVTSLGGGQSPSPSPIVSPVVSPTQSPSASPSGGTGTGPRVGYTMNTWGNGFTASISITNTGTSTINGWTLAFTLPSGQAITSGWNATYSPSSGQVSARNVDYNGTLAPGATVDIGFQATHTGNTAEPTAFTLNGVPCTVV, encoded by the coding sequence ATGACGCAAGGCCGGAATGAGCCCGTCAGCAGCGAGCGGAAAGTGCTGAGCCGGAGATCCGTCCTGGCGACGATGGGTGCCCTGCCGGTTATCACGGCCGCCACGTCGATCCTGGGGGCCACGGAGGCCGCGGCGGCCACCGCGACCATCAATCCGTCGGCGCAGCGGCAGACGATCCGGGGCTTCGGCGGCATGGCCCACGCGGCCTGGATCGGCGACCTGACGGCCGCCCAGCGGGAGACGGCGTTCGGCACCGGCGAGGGCAAGCTGGGGTTCTCCATCCTCCGGATCCCCGTCGGTGAGAGCCAGGCGGACTTCGGCCGTGACCTGGCGACGGCGCAGCGCGCGGCCGAGCTCGGGGTGACCGTCTTCGCGTCGCCGTGGAACCCCCCCGCCAGCATGATCGAGACCTTCAACCGCAACGGCCAGACCAACGCGAAACGGCTCAGGTACGACCAGTACGCCGCGTACGCGCAGCATCTGAACTCTTTCAGCACGTACATGAAGAACAACGGGGTGAACCTGTACGCCATCTCCGTGCAGAACGAGCCCGACTACGCGCACGACTGGACATGGTGGACGTCCACCGAGATGGTCCGGTTCCTGCGGGAGAACGCCGGCTCGATCAACACCAGGGTCATCGCGCCCGAGTCCTTCCAGTACGTGAAGAGCATGTCGGACCCGATCCTCAACGACTCCACGGCGCTGGCCAATGTGGACATCATCGGCGCGCACCTCTACGGCACGTCGTACTCGAACTTCCCCTACCCCCTCTTCAAGCAGAAGGGCGCGGGCAAGGATCTGTGGATGACCGAGGTCTACTACCCCAACAGCAGCGACTCGGCGGACACCTGGCCACAGGCGCTCGACGTGGGTGAGCACATGCACCGCGCCATGGTGGACGCCGAGTTCCAGGCGTACGTCTGGTGGTACATCCGGCGCAGCTACGGCCCCATGCGCGAGGACGGCCAGCTCAGCAAGCGCGGCGCCATCATGGCGCAGTTCGCCAGGTTCGTCCGTCCCGGCTACGTGCGGATCGACGCGACGGCGAACCCGGCGACGAACGTCTACGTCTCGGCGTACCGGAGCGGCAACACCGTCGTCATCGTCGCCCTGAACAAGGGGACCTCCGCGGTGAGCCAGCAGTTCACCGTGGCGAACGCCGGCTCGGCCGGCGTCTCGTCCTGGGTGACCGACGGGAGCAGGAACGTCGCACCCCAGGCGGCGACCACCATGTCGAACGGCTCCCTCACCGTCACGCTTCCCGCGCGCAGCATGACGACCTTCGTGACCAGCCTGGGCGGCGGCCAGTCGCCCAGTCCGTCGCCCATCGTGTCGCCTGTCGTGTCGCCCACCCAGTCGCCCAGCGCGTCGCCCAGTGGCGGCACCGGGACCGGGCCCCGGGTCGGCTACACGATGAACACCTGGGGCAACGGCTTCACCGCGAGCATCAGCATCACCAACACCGGGACCTCGACGATCAACGGCTGGACCCTGGCCTTCACCCTGCCCTCGGGCCAGGCCATCACCTCCGGCTGGAACGCCACCTACTCGCCCTCCAGCGGCCAGGTGAGCGCCCGCAACGTCGACTACAACGGCACGCTCGCTCCCGGGGCCACCGTCGACATCGGCTTCCAGGCCACCCACACCGGCAACACCGCCGAACCGACCGCCTTCACGCTCAACGGCGTTCCCTGCACCGTGGTCTGA
- a CDS encoding LacI family DNA-binding transcriptional regulator: MIGGGRLQGRRGLRRGDLTVAAIAQLAGVSPPTVSKVLHGRTGVGESTRKRVEELLREHGYRRPVPAGSARGLEVVFSNMLGFIAMEIMRGVEQVAATRQLGVGFTDVRSRVTAGLPWVEPLLQRQPVGVIAVVSEVTTEHRELFEARGVPLVALDPTGDVHPTPSVGSTSWSGALAATRHLLELGHRRIGLITGPAGFLATRARLDGFRAALDTAGVPFDERLLRSGPFLFEHGRDLGSQLLTLPDPPTAVVCGNDLQAFGVYEAARLLGLRIPDDLSVVGFDDIEHCEWVAPALTTVRQPFFEIGATAARIALALADGDRPSRPLVELGAALVVRDSTAPPRSA, translated from the coding sequence ATGATCGGGGGAGGCCGGTTGCAGGGACGCCGAGGACTGCGGCGCGGTGACCTCACCGTCGCCGCGATCGCCCAGCTCGCCGGGGTCTCGCCGCCGACGGTGTCGAAGGTGCTCCACGGCCGGACAGGGGTGGGGGAGAGCACCCGTAAGCGGGTGGAGGAGCTCCTGCGCGAGCACGGGTACCGCAGACCGGTCCCCGCCGGGTCGGCGCGCGGCCTCGAAGTGGTGTTCAGCAACATGCTGGGCTTCATAGCGATGGAGATCATGCGGGGCGTCGAGCAGGTCGCGGCCACCCGGCAGCTGGGCGTCGGCTTCACCGACGTGCGCTCGCGCGTGACGGCGGGCCTGCCCTGGGTGGAGCCTCTGCTGCAGCGGCAGCCGGTGGGAGTGATCGCCGTCGTCTCGGAGGTCACCACCGAGCACCGCGAGCTGTTCGAGGCGCGCGGCGTGCCGCTCGTGGCGCTGGACCCGACGGGGGACGTGCATCCCACGCCCTCGGTGGGGTCGACCAGCTGGAGCGGTGCTCTGGCGGCCACGCGGCACCTGCTGGAGCTGGGGCACCGGCGCATCGGCCTGATCACCGGGCCGGCCGGATTCCTGGCCACGCGGGCGCGGCTGGACGGGTTCCGGGCCGCTCTGGACACCGCCGGCGTGCCGTTCGACGAGCGTCTCCTGCGCAGCGGGCCGTTCCTGTTCGAGCACGGGCGGGATCTCGGGTCGCAGCTGCTGACCCTGCCCGACCCGCCGACGGCCGTCGTGTGCGGCAACGACCTGCAGGCGTTCGGCGTCTACGAGGCGGCTCGGCTCCTCGGCCTGCGCATCCCGGACGACCTCAGCGTGGTCGGGTTCGACGACATCGAGCACTGCGAGTGGGTCGCACCGGCGCTGACGACCGTACGTCAGCCGTTCTTCGAGATAGGCGCCACCGCCGCGCGCATCGCGCTGGCGCTCGCCGACGGGGACAGGCCATCCCGGCCACTTGTCGAGCTCGGCGCCGCCCTCGTGGTCCGCGACAGCACGGCCCCGCCGAGATCGGCCTGA